The genomic interval GCGACGTCTACCTGGTCGGCAAGCTGCCGCTGTCGGTGGTCACCCCCGAGGAGCTGGACCGGCTGCTCGGCGTGGTGCTCGAAGCGGCGGACGGGGCGTTCAACACCCTCCTGGAGCTCGGTTTCGCGAGCTCGATCCGCAAGGAGTACGCGTGGCGGGTGTCACGCGGCGAGTCCACCAGGAATCTGGACGCGTTCAGCCATCTGACCCGGCGTCCGTCCAGCAGCTGACGGGCCCATCCCTCATCTTCCGTCTTCTCCGGCGCCTTGAGGCCTGCCGGACGCCGCCGCGACGGACGCGCCTGTCAGCCGCCGCGACGGACGGCGTCCAGGGCGCGGACGAGATGAGGCGCGACCGACTCCCAGGTCTCCTCCGCGGGCGCAGCCGTGCCTCGTCCCCGGCGCTCGGCACGCCGCTGACCTCGTCCCAGGGGCGGCCGGGGCGCGCGGTCATGACCAGGTACGCGCCGGTCGGCGAGGCCGGGTCCGGTTCGCTGCGGACGACGCGGGGGACAGCGGGGCCGCCGGCCGGCGCGCCGGCGGTGCAGAACGCGACCTCGTTGACGAGGAGGTCACGTTCCTACCGCAGGGCGGCAGTGTGCGGCGGGGGCGTCTTGACCACCCAGTCGCGGCCGTCATGGAGCGTGACCCGGGTGACGGTGTTGTACGTGCCGCCGGTGAGGGTGGCGCGCGAGGCGATGTCGCGTTCACCGACCCCGAGGGCGTCGAGGACGCGGGCGAGCGGCGGGACGGGGACGTGGCCGGACAAACGGGTGACGCCCTTTCGTGGGGCGGGAGCGGGGTCGTACGACGGGGCGCACGGCGGGGGAGGACGGCGCGGCAGCACGGCGGGGTTGTACGGAGGCACCACACAGTGCGTTCACAGGATGATCACAGCGGAATCACGATCGCCGAAGGGTGCCACTGAACCGGTCATCGCGCACAGGTTCGATCGTAAAGTGTGGATCACTGCGACGGCCCGTCCCAGACGGAGCCGAAGTGCCGTACGGGAACAGGGCGGTTGCTTCCGAGCCGGAGATTGCAGGAAGTAGAACCATGCCCGCCACTGCCGTACGCCGTACCGCCCTCGCCGCCTCCGCGGCCGCCCTCACCCTGCTGGCCACCGCCTGCGGCTCCACGTCGGACGCCGACAAGAAGGACGGGAAGGACGACAAGGGCGCGGCGAGCGGCAGCAGTTCGGCCCCGAAGACCCCGGCCAAGGCGCTCACCGCCGCCGAGCTGGAGAAGGCCACCCTCGCCCAGGGAGACGTGCAGGGCCGCAAGATCACCAAGGCCGGCCCGGCCGACGAGGTCCCGGCGGACGGCGTCACGGTCGACAAGGAAGGCTGCCTGCCGGTCGCCCACGCCATGTTCGGTGTGGCACAGAAGGGTTCGGTGGCCACCACGAAGCGCAAGGTGATCGACGAGCCGAAGACCGACGGCAAGAAGAAGTCGCTGGAGGACATGGCGGAAGGCGAAGCCGGGGAGGCGTTCAAGGACGCCTTCAACCTGACGTCCACCTTCGTCGCGCTGCACTCGTACGAGGGGACGACGGGCCCGGACGCGTACGCCGCACTGAAGAAGGCCGCCGCGGACTGTGCCGGCGGCTTCACCGCCACGGTCGCGGGCACGCCGACGAAGGTCGCCTCGATCACCGAGGAGAAGGTCACCGGCGGCGACGAGTCCGCGGCCTGGACGGTCACCTCCGAGGACGAGGGCGACACCGCCCCGTTCAAGCTGGTGGCGCTGCGCAAGGAGGCCACCGTGGCGACGTTCTTCTCCTTCAACCTGGCCGCGGCGGGCGGCGACGTGAAGTTCGAGGTGCCGGCGGAGGTCGTGGCGGCGCAGGACAAGAAGCTCGCCTGACTCGTCTGACGTACGGCCCCCGCCCCGCGCCCCTGCCCTCCCCGCCCGCCCCCCGGGTGGTCAGGGCAGGGGAACGAGGCGTACGACGGTGACGGTCAGGACGGACCGGGAGACGTAGTAGAGGACGATGGCCCCGGAGACGGTCGCCTCCCGCCGGTCCCGTTCGCTCTTGACGGCGGAGGACGCGTGGCCGTACGGCTCCTCACCGAGGGTGCGGGCCATCTCGTCCCGGAAGGCCTCGCCGCCGCGCATCTTGGCCAGGGTGTCGTCGGCGGGCGGTGCGTAGGAGATACGGAAGCTCAAGCGACGCTCCGCCTCTCGGCCTCGTCCTGCGCCAGCCGGTCCAGGATCTTCTCGGCCTCGGGATCGGGGACGGCCTCCAGCATCCAGTGCCGCATGACGGCCTGGATCTCGTGCACCCCGGCCCCGTTGATCGCGAGATCGAACTCCTCGCGTCTCTCGTCGGGCAGCGCGGCCCGGATGTCCGGGATGCTGTTGGGCACCTCGACCTCAGCACCGCCGACGAAGGTCTTCAGAGACTCACCCATGATCGCTCTCCTCGATCTCCTTGCCCTGGAAGAACACGGACGGCATGGGCCCACCGTAGTGCGTACGAGGGGGACTTCGGCCGGTCCGAGAGGGTCACGGATCGGGCACGGCCCGGGCTGGTGCAGCGGCTGCATCATCGCTGCGCCATCGCTGCACCGCGGCTGCGCCGTCACTGCGCCGCGGCTGCTCCCTGGCCGCGCCGCGAGTCGGCCCGCACCGTCCGAACGTGGCGCGGCACGACCGCCGCGCGGTCCTACGGCCGCGCGGCGGGGCGCGCGCCACCCGACGGCAGGGTGACTCGGCCGGCCACCGGGCCCTCAGTCCCGACCGAGCCGCTCCGCGACCCGGTCGCGGAGGATCGCGTACTCCTCCTGGAGCCGCCGCCACTCGCTGACGGGCGGCCTGACGATGACATCACCGCCGACGACGGTCTCCTCCGGCCCGAACTGCTCCCGGGTCAGATCGATCTCGACACCCGGGCCCAGGCGGTTCCACCAGTGGAAGTCGGTGCGCACGCCGTCGACATGGACCTCGCCCCGGATCAGCTCCCCGCCGAGCAGGTCGTTGAGCACCATGGCGGTCACCCCGCACTGGTCCCGCGCCGGATTGTCCGGAGTCCAGCGGTCCCGGTAATCCGGGGTGCAGGTCTCGGCGCTCCAACTGCTGCGGAGGGCCTGTTCGATGTCGGAGAGCAGGTAGGTCGCCATGACGACCATGGTGGCAGGGGGCACTGACAGCGCTTCCCCGCCGGCTCGCGATGTCGTACGGTCTGAGCGGTCTGAGCGGTCTGATCAGTGTGATCGGTGTGATCTCCTTCGGCGGGAACACCGAGAGGGAGCGGGCGGGGGCAATGGCCGGGATTCTGCCGCGGGTCCGGCGCGTGGTGCGCGCTATCAGGTCGTTCGTCGTCGATCTTGTGGGCGAGACCGTCCTGGAGATGCTGCTGACGCTGGTCAGCCTCTGTGTCGTTGCCGTACTGGCCTCCGCGTTCATCTGGGGCCGGCAGCGCAGCCCGGTGCTCGCCGGGGGTGTCGGGGGAGCTGTCGTCCTGTTCCTCGGCTACGGGGCCTGGGAGGCGCTGCGGCCCGCTCGTCCGGGTCGGAACCGCAGGCTGGCCGGGGCGGCATCGCTGACGTTCTTCGTGGCGGTGGTGATCGGCTTCTACGCCTGGCAGTGAGGGCCGCGCGTACCAGGTCGGCGGCGTTCGCGGCCGTACGGCGCGTTCGGCACCGCTCGACCAGGAGAACGCCGAGGTGGCCACGGCGAAGGCGGCGAACACCCGCACCGGCACCCGTACACGGAGCGCGGGAGCCGGCCGCCATCAATTGCGTCGACAGCACCCCGGCCTCCCGGCAGAGTGGTCGCCCGTGACGAGCAGCGAACTGTGGAGCCGAGAGACCGCCGACCGCTACGACGACGAGGAGGCCGAGAACTCCTCGGCCGCCGCCCTCGAACCGACCCTCGCCTTCCTCGCCGAACTCGCCGGAGGCGGACGCGCCCTGGAATTCGCCATCGGGACCGGGCGCGTGGGCGTGCCGCTCCGGGAGCGCGGCGTGCCGGTGGCGGGTATCGAACTGTCCGAACCGATGGCGGCGGTACTCCGCCGCAAGGTCGACGCACACACCCTCCCGGTGACCATCGGGGACATGGCCACCACGGCCGTCCCCGGCGAGTTCGCCCTGGTCTACCTCGTCTACAACACCATCTCGAACCTCCTCACCCAGGACGAGCAGGTCGAGTGCTTCCGCAACGCGGCCCGCCACCTCGCGCCCGGCGGCCGGTTCGTCATCGAACTCGGCGTCCCGCCCCTGCGGTTCCTGCCACCGGGCCAGGTCGCGGTGCCGTTCGACGTGTCCGACCGGCATCTCGGCTTCGACACCTTCGACCTGGTCGAGCAGATCCTCGTCTCGCACCACTTCACCCGCGACGGCGAGGACGGCCACTACCGTCGAGGAAGCTCCCGGCACCGGTACGCCTGGCCGGCGGAGCTCGACCTGATGGCCCGCATCGCCGGGCTGGAGCCGGAACGGCGCGTGGGGGACTGGGACGGAGCGCCGTTCACCGAGGACTCCGGCAAACACATCTCCGTCTGGCGCAAGCCGACCTGAGGCCCACTGCGCCCCACTGGCCCGAGCACCGACGAGCCCCCTGCCTCGCTGTCCGCGAAACAGGGGGCTCGGTGAGCCGGAGAAGACGTGGGCTACTTCTTCTTGCCCTGGGTCTTGCGGGCCCGCTTTCCGGCCCTGATCAGCAGGATGCGCGCTGTATCTGAGCTGAGGTCGGGCGGTCGTCGTTGGTCGTTGTTGGGCGTTGCTTGTCACCCTCGGAGGGCCCAGAGAGGGCCCGGCGGGGTTGCCCCGGCTGCCGAGTCGCGAAGAGGAGTAGTCACCGAGCCACCGACCGCACCGTTCGGCTGGCATGTCTCCCAAGCCTCAGTTCAGGCTGCGTCTACGGTGCCCTCGGCATACAAGCGTACGGACCTGGGCCCGGCGCCGAGCTGACAGCCAGCCTCTTCGCCTCGAAGCGACTGGGACGCTCGCTGCCCTTGGCCTGCTGCGCCCGGCACTCTCATCGCTGTCTGGCAGCGCTGGCCACCCTCGCGCCGCCGTAGCCTGTGGACGGCCTGATCGACAAGGCGTCCGATATCGGGGCATCGGGATCTGCGACCCATTCGCTTCGCTCGGCGTCTCGTCGCACTCACGACCTTGTCGGGAGCTGACGCCCCCGCCCCGCAGCACCGGACGGATTCGATCATGCCGGTAGCAAATGAGGGGTGAGACGGTCAAAGAGTAGACCAAAATAGCCCCAAGGCCAGTAAGCTACTGGCATGGGGACAGATAGGCGCTCGTTTGGCCAGTGGCACTTGCGCGGGGGGCGCTACGAGCAACACGGCCTACCCGTGGAGATGCTCTCCGAGTTTGCAAGGTATGAGCGACTCGTGATCAATGTGGCTAAGGGGCTATATAAGCAGCGAAACTGGCGACGACAGCGGGTCCCGCGGGGCTTCACATCCGATTTCGGCCTCCGGCTAACGGCTGTCAACCGTGGCAGCGTCATGCCCGTGCTGGAGATTTCACAGAATACAGAGAGTGAACTCTTCGAACGAGAAGGTGAAGGGATTTTCGATGAAGCCCGCTTCTTGATTCAGGACACATTGAGGTCAGTCGCAGGCGGCGGTGCCATCCCGCAGAGGTTTCCGCATGCGGCGCTTAAGGAGTTCTCCAGTTTTGGGCGAAGCCTCCAGGGTGACGAGACAA from Streptomyces sp. CA-278952 carries:
- a CDS encoding YunG family protein — translated: MATYLLSDIEQALRSSWSAETCTPDYRDRWTPDNPARDQCGVTAMVLNDLLGGELIRGEVHVDGVRTDFHWWNRLGPGVEIDLTREQFGPEETVVGGDVIVRPPVSEWRRLQEEYAILRDRVAERLGRD
- a CDS encoding class I SAM-dependent DNA methyltransferase — encoded protein: MTSSELWSRETADRYDDEEAENSSAAALEPTLAFLAELAGGGRALEFAIGTGRVGVPLRERGVPVAGIELSEPMAAVLRRKVDAHTLPVTIGDMATTAVPGEFALVYLVYNTISNLLTQDEQVECFRNAARHLAPGGRFVIELGVPPLRFLPPGQVAVPFDVSDRHLGFDTFDLVEQILVSHHFTRDGEDGHYRRGSSRHRYAWPAELDLMARIAGLEPERRVGDWDGAPFTEDSGKHISVWRKPT